A region from the Cryptococcus decagattii chromosome 5, complete sequence genome encodes:
- a CDS encoding dTDP-4-dehydrorhamnose reductase codes for MVAKSVAVTGASGLLGRAVAAHFISQGDQVISLANSRADRDPHYTKLDLMDQEAVKNFFKANNIDFVVHCAAERRPDVAEADPEKAAKINAAVPAQLAALAREKGFTLIYISTDYVFNGRNPPYEVNDTPDPLQMYGRQKLDGEKAVLAEHEKGAKVTVLRIPILYGRTEYNAESAVNILRDVVEDQSGKTYKMDARQTRFPTNVEDIGRVLYDLAHLEQPLPPILHYASPAPALTKYDMTRIIAKHLNLPIDHVIKDITVPTGATPRPENTQLSTKALKELGIDVSEKKTFEDWWAEYVKEK; via the exons ATGGTAGCCAAATCAGTCGCAGTTACTGGCGCCAGTGGTCTTCTTGGACGAGCTGTTGCTGCTCACTTCATCTCCCAGGGTGACCAAGTCATCTCTCTCGCCAATAGCCGAGCTGACAGGGATCCTCACTACACTAAGCTCGACTTGATGGATCAGGAGGCTGTCAAAAATTTCTTCAAAGCAAACAACATAGATT TTGTTGTACACT GCGCTGCTGAGCGCCGCCCTGATGTTGCTGAGGCT GATCCCGAGAAAGCTGCGAAG ATTAATGCTGCTGTCCCTGCTCAGCTTGCTGCTCTTGCCAGGGAAAAAGGGTTCACTCTCATTTACATTTCCACAGACTATGTCTTCAATGGTCGCAA CCCTCCTTATGAAGTGAATGACACCCCTGATCCTCTTCAAATGTACGGTCGCCAAAAGCTCGATGGTGAAAAGGCTGTCCTCGCTGAGCATGAGAAGGGTGCAAAGGTCACAGTGCTCCGAATCCCTATTTTGTACGGGAGGACAGAATACAATGCTGAATCCGCCGTCAACATCCTTCGAGACGTCGTGGAGGATCAGTCTGGCAAGACCTATAAGATGGATGCCCGACAAACCAGATTCCCTACCAATGTAGAGGATATTGGTCGGGTGCTTTATGACCTGGCTC ACTTGGAGCAGCCACTTCCTCCCATTTTGCACTATGCTTCTCCAGCACCTGCCCTTACCAAATATGACATGACAAGGATCATTGCAAAGCACCTTAATCTCCCTATTGATCATGTTATCAAGGACATTACCGTTCCCACCGGTGCCACTCCTCGACCAGAGAACACTCAATTGAGTACTAAGGCCTTGAAGGAGCTGGGTATCGACGTGAGCGAAAAGAAGACCTTTGAAGATTGGTGGGCAGAATATGTCAAGGAAAAGTAG